CACCAAACTCGATGTGGTGCCCTACATCACACCCGACGGACTGGTGACCCTCGAGGTCACCCAGACCATCGACCAGCTCGGGCCGCCCACCCAGATTGGGAACGACCAGATCCCGACCATCCGGACGCGAAGCGCCGCGGCGGTGCTTTCCGTGCGCGACCGTGAGCCAGTGATCTTGGGCGGATTCATTACCGACCGCAGCACCGAGGGCGTGAGCGGCGTGCCATGGTTGAAGGACATCCCGATTCTCGGCTGGGCCTTCCGGAGCAAGAACAACTTTCAACAGCGCACCGAACTCATCGTGCTGATTCGCCCGACCATCCTCCAGACCCCGCAACAGGCCTCCGAGCTCGCCGAACTCGAAGGCCGGTCGCTGCCCAACGCTGCGGCCGCCGTCCGGGATTTCCAGAAGAAGGAGGCCGAGATGGCCGAACGCCTCGGCATCCAGCCCGGCAGCACCAATGCTCCCACGCTCGATCCCAATCCGGACCGACGCACCCGCCGACAGATCCGTCGCGGACAGTAGTCCGGCGGAGTCCTGATTCATCTGCAAGCCGCCATGAAACTGACCTGGAAGGACCACGAGGAAATCGCCTGGGCCCTAATCGACAAGTTCCCGGATCTGGACCCGTTGAAGCTGAGTTTCCCGAAGCTCCACCGGATGGTGCTGGAATTGGAAGGATTCGAGGATGCGCCCGATGCCTCGAACGAGAAGATCCTGGAGAACATCCAGATGGCCTGGTACGAGGAGAAGAAGTAGGCCTCTTATGAAGCAGATCATTCGACCCGCCCGCGCCGCCGCCCCTGTGGGGCCGTATCACCACGCTGTGCGCGCCGGCGACCTTCTCTTTTGTTCCGGCCAGATCCCGCTGGATCCGGCCACCGGCCAATTGGTCGAGGGCGGCATTCGGGCCCAGACCGAGCGGGTGCTCGAAAACATCAAGCTGATCCTTGACGATCAGGGCCTGAGCTTCGGCCATGTGGTGAAATGCACCGTGTTTCTCACAGACCTGGCTGATTTCGCCGCCATGAACGAGGTGTACGGCCGCTATTTCACCGGGGATTACCCGGCCCGTTCGACCCTCCAGGTGGCGGCATTGCCGCGCGGCGCCGCGGTCGAGATCGAAGTGGTCGCCACGTACACGCTCTGATCCGCTGGACGCCGGACTTGCGTGCCCCGCGCATCCCTTCTCTGGATCCATACCACGGGTCTTTGCGCCCCAGACGCGGAGCCTTACCCCACCGCATCGACCCGCAGATCGCGCAGCACAGTCAACCCCGGGATCGGAGCGCCTCGAATGTTGCGTGCGCCGTTCCTGCGCCGCCTGCCGAATTTGTCCCGGTGCTGTTCCCACATCCGGTCCACGAACTCCTTCGATCCCAGGAACACCCCGTCGGTCATGTGCCGGATCCGCAACCGCAGGATCTGGCCCAGCGGCAGT
The nucleotide sequence above comes from Verrucomicrobiia bacterium. Encoded proteins:
- a CDS encoding RidA family protein, which encodes MKQIIRPARAAAPVGPYHHAVRAGDLLFCSGQIPLDPATGQLVEGGIRAQTERVLENIKLILDDQGLSFGHVVKCTVFLTDLADFAAMNEVYGRYFTGDYPARSTLQVAALPRGAAVEIEVVATYTL
- the iscX gene encoding Fe-S cluster assembly protein IscX; amino-acid sequence: MKLTWKDHEEIAWALIDKFPDLDPLKLSFPKLHRMVLELEGFEDAPDASNEKILENIQMAWYEEKK